A region of bacterium BMS3Abin08 DNA encodes the following proteins:
- a CDS encoding glycogen synthase — MKVLYLVHQFYPEYYTGTEKFVLNMAMMMQMLGHKVKVVTYSFYGDSFYDRSDGSILIKEFLYKGIPVVALRHKEIPGDLGYGLQNKDMAEAAESLISNEKPDIVHVGHSMRVGEFVKVVRSFGIPYIATLTDFWLLCPKAVLFTSEGDLCAGAENGDACRKLCPEIPGELVVQRIKSARGVLFDAKRVVSPSRFVSSMFRREIRDLNVGIVNHGMSYGKIKKNKKVYKKQDRLTFFYGGSFNHHKGVHVLIDAFKRVTADGVSLKVYGSGTDQLYVDAIKDVAKDDKRIEFCSVFSENQIGDILANVDVVIVPSLWYENYPLVLHESLACNVPVIASNVGGMAEKIKNGINGFTFQLGKSGHLKETLEMLINNPEILNVLKNNIKNYIIPTVEQEAYVYEKEYKSIYANQQRNS; from the coding sequence ATGAAGGTCCTTTATTTGGTGCATCAGTTTTATCCTGAGTATTATACCGGGACGGAGAAGTTTGTATTAAACATGGCGATGATGATGCAAATGCTGGGACATAAGGTAAAGGTTGTCACGTACAGTTTTTACGGGGACTCGTTTTATGATCGGAGTGATGGAAGTATCCTGATTAAGGAATTTTTATATAAAGGAATCCCGGTGGTGGCTTTGAGGCATAAGGAAATTCCCGGGGATTTGGGGTATGGTTTACAAAATAAAGACATGGCCGAGGCAGCGGAGAGTTTAATTTCAAATGAAAAACCGGACATAGTCCATGTTGGGCATTCTATGAGAGTAGGCGAATTTGTAAAGGTTGTAAGGTCGTTCGGGATACCCTATATCGCAACACTTACGGATTTTTGGCTGCTTTGCCCCAAGGCTGTTTTATTTACTTCTGAAGGCGATTTATGTGCAGGTGCAGAGAATGGAGATGCCTGTCGGAAACTCTGTCCTGAAATTCCAGGGGAATTAGTTGTTCAAAGAATAAAGTCGGCAAGAGGTGTTTTGTTTGATGCAAAAAGGGTTGTATCTCCATCCAGGTTCGTTTCAAGCATGTTTAGAAGAGAAATCAGAGATCTTAATGTAGGCATTGTAAATCACGGTATGAGCTACGGGAAAATTAAAAAGAACAAAAAAGTTTATAAAAAACAGGATAGGCTTACTTTTTTTTACGGTGGGTCGTTTAATCATCATAAAGGTGTTCATGTTCTTATAGACGCCTTTAAAAGGGTAACTGCAGACGGTGTTTCTCTTAAAGTGTATGGTTCAGGGACCGACCAGCTGTATGTCGATGCAATCAAGGATGTGGCTAAGGATGATAAGAGGATCGAGTTCTGTAGTGTGTTTTCCGAGAACCAGATCGGGGACATCCTTGCTAATGTCGACGTTGTTATCGTACCTTCACTCTGGTATGAAAATTATCCGCTGGTATTGCATGAATCACTTGCCTGTAATGTGCCGGTAATAGCTTCTAATGTTGGAGGGATGGCTGAAAAAATAAAAAACGGGATCAATGGTTTTACTTTTCAATTAGGCAAATCCGGGCATTTGAAAGAAACTCTTGAGATGTTGATAAACAACCCGGAGATACTAAATGTGCTGAAAAATAATATAAAAAACTACATAATACCGACTGTGGAACAGGAGGCGTATGTTTATGAGAAAGAATATAAATCCATCTATGCAAACCAGCAAAGGAACAGCTAA
- the ykvP_2 gene encoding spore protein YkvP: protein MVTTKSGKFSLRVTCDNGSIKTLHSLYDPEAEATAVVDAFRFDGRGILVVLGLGLGYHLKELVQRFPEAEILVVEAMPGIYELAKEHGVISGLAGRITFMVGLPLKEAIKEITRHQVRLGMVPLEVFPLSSAMSAFPGYYNSVFASLKNTIAVKLWDRLRYPKFREDVISVVMIDFGYFLTREIERALVRLGHKVIKVPVSKGDSGEVVVSMLIDGILRFKPDFILAINHLGLDEDGVLTSFLKSIDMPLASWYVDSPNLIVRAFDRNVSPYVSLFLWDRAYIQDMEAMGFESVRYLPLATDDRVFRPARGRRIGPGCSQCDVAFVGNSMVVPAMESMKKVPGGLHCLIEKISLLLSSERVFFDAVLATLKREDLGMFNSLLVQEKLDFEAAVLWRATLLYRLSCIKALREFSPVIYGDKQWKELLPDGYGLEPPLHYYNELPVFYNACKINFNATSLQMLGSVNQRVFDVPACGSFLLTDHQEAIEELFDVGKEVVTYRDRGEIPDLLRFYLRNPKEREVIARKGRERILREHTYRHRLNSMIHFMKNRYK, encoded by the coding sequence ATGGTGACGACAAAAAGCGGTAAGTTTTCATTAAGGGTTACCTGTGATAACGGATCAATAAAGACCCTCCACAGCCTCTATGACCCGGAGGCCGAGGCAACGGCCGTTGTTGATGCCTTTCGGTTTGACGGCAGGGGGATTCTGGTGGTCCTGGGTCTGGGGCTTGGTTATCATCTGAAGGAGTTGGTGCAGCGGTTCCCTGAGGCGGAGATTCTGGTGGTCGAGGCAATGCCGGGGATATATGAGCTTGCAAAGGAGCATGGGGTGATATCCGGGCTTGCTGGAAGAATTACATTCATGGTTGGTCTTCCTTTAAAAGAGGCGATTAAAGAGATCACGAGACATCAGGTAAGGCTCGGGATGGTCCCGTTAGAGGTTTTTCCACTGTCCTCAGCCATGTCTGCCTTCCCTGGTTACTATAATTCCGTTTTTGCCTCATTGAAGAACACAATCGCTGTAAAACTGTGGGATAGATTGCGGTATCCCAAGTTCAGGGAAGATGTCATCAGTGTTGTAATGATTGACTTTGGCTATTTCCTGACCCGTGAGATAGAGCGTGCACTTGTACGCCTCGGCCATAAGGTTATAAAGGTGCCGGTAAGCAAGGGAGACAGCGGTGAGGTTGTTGTCTCTATGTTGATTGACGGGATACTGAGGTTTAAGCCTGATTTTATTCTTGCCATAAATCATTTAGGTCTTGATGAGGATGGGGTATTGACCTCCTTCCTGAAATCAATAGATATGCCGTTGGCATCATGGTACGTAGACAGTCCCAACCTTATTGTCAGGGCCTTTGACAGAAATGTATCCCCTTATGTCTCCCTCTTTTTATGGGACAGGGCGTATATACAGGATATGGAGGCAATGGGTTTTGAGTCAGTCCGATACCTCCCGCTTGCCACAGACGACAGGGTCTTCAGGCCTGCAAGGGGCAGGAGGATAGGCCCCGGTTGCAGTCAGTGCGATGTTGCTTTTGTGGGCAACTCCATGGTGGTCCCGGCAATGGAGAGCATGAAGAAGGTTCCGGGAGGGCTCCATTGCCTCATTGAGAAGATATCACTGCTTCTGAGTTCAGAGAGGGTTTTTTTTGATGCGGTACTGGCAACTCTGAAAAGGGAAGATTTGGGTATGTTTAATTCCCTCTTGGTTCAAGAAAAGCTTGATTTCGAGGCTGCTGTCCTCTGGAGGGCGACGTTGCTTTATCGCCTCTCCTGTATAAAGGCTTTGAGAGAGTTCAGCCCTGTTATCTATGGAGATAAACAATGGAAGGAGTTGCTGCCTGATGGATACGGGCTTGAGCCCCCTCTGCACTATTACAATGAACTCCCCGTCTTTTATAATGCCTGTAAGATAAACTTTAATGCCACAAGCCTTCAGATGTTGGGATCTGTAAACCAGAGGGTCTTTGATGTTCCGGCATGTGGTAGTTTTCTCCTGACAGACCACCAGGAGGCGATAGAGGAACTCTTTGATGTAGGGAAAGAGGTTGTCACTTACAGAGACAGGGGTGAGATTCCCGATCTATTGAGGTTTTATCTCCGCAATCCAAAAGAAAGGGAAGTAATCGCCCGAAAGGGCAGAGAGAGGATTCTCAGGGAACACACATACAGACACAGGCTTAACAGCATGATTCACTTTATGAAAAACAGGTATAAATAG